The Streptomyces sp. NBC_01275 genome has a segment encoding these proteins:
- a CDS encoding DMT family transporter, which translates to MKTQSSAIAAPPIAVTTPQTSPPQAEPRASGLGTLQAALGVVAFSLTFPATAWGLEGFGPWSLVAVRCVLAALIAGGCLLALRVPPPARRHWAGLAVVAAGVVVGFPLLSTLALKTSTTAHAAVVVGLLPLTTALLSALRVGARPSRAFWAAALAGAAAVAAFTVQQSGGALTGADLYLFGALLVCAAGYTEGGRLARVMPGWQVIGWALVLCLPLSVPAAALALAQEPVHLTAHSVTGLLWVAAGSQFLGLVVWYRGMAAIGIPKASQLQLAQPLLTLVWSVLLLGEHLTPAAPLTAAAVLVCIAVTQRARG; encoded by the coding sequence ATGAAGACACAGAGTAGCGCTATCGCCGCACCGCCGATAGCAGTCACCACCCCGCAGACAAGCCCCCCGCAGGCGGAGCCCCGGGCGAGCGGTCTCGGCACGCTCCAGGCCGCTCTGGGCGTCGTCGCCTTCTCCCTCACCTTCCCGGCCACCGCCTGGGGCCTGGAGGGCTTCGGACCGTGGTCCCTGGTCGCCGTGCGCTGCGTCCTGGCCGCGCTGATCGCCGGCGGATGTCTGCTCGCCCTCCGCGTCCCGCCGCCCGCCCGGCGGCACTGGGCGGGGCTCGCCGTGGTGGCCGCCGGAGTGGTCGTCGGCTTCCCGCTCCTGAGCACGCTCGCGCTGAAGACGTCCACCACCGCGCACGCCGCCGTCGTGGTCGGCCTGCTGCCGCTGACGACCGCGCTGCTGTCCGCCCTGCGCGTCGGAGCCCGCCCCTCGCGCGCCTTCTGGGCGGCGGCGCTGGCCGGCGCCGCCGCCGTGGCCGCGTTCACCGTGCAGCAGAGCGGCGGCGCCCTCACCGGCGCCGACCTGTATCTGTTCGGGGCGCTGCTGGTGTGCGCGGCCGGCTACACCGAGGGCGGCCGGCTGGCCCGGGTCATGCCGGGCTGGCAGGTCATCGGCTGGGCGCTGGTGCTCTGTCTGCCGCTCAGCGTGCCCGCCGCCGCCCTCGCGCTGGCGCAGGAGCCCGTGCACCTGACCGCCCACAGCGTGACCGGGCTGCTGTGGGTCGCGGCCGGGTCGCAGTTCCTCGGGCTGGTCGTCTGGTACCGGGGCATGGCGGCGATCGGCATCCCCAAGGCCAGCCAGTTGCAGTTGGCCCAGCCGCTGCTCACACTGGTGTGGTCGGTGCTGCTGTTGGGCGAGCACCTCACGCCCGCCGCTCCGCTGACGGCGGCGGCCGTGCTCGTCTGCATCGCCGTCACGCAGCGGGCACGCGGCTGA
- a CDS encoding DUF1918 domain-containing protein yields MHASKGDQLVQHGRVVGEHDKVGEIVEVMGQEGNPPYRVRFADGHVGVCSPGPDTEIRHRSQDTR; encoded by the coding sequence ATGCATGCGAGCAAGGGCGACCAGCTTGTCCAGCACGGCAGGGTGGTCGGCGAACACGACAAGGTAGGCGAGATCGTCGAGGTCATGGGCCAGGAGGGCAACCCCCCGTACCGCGTCCGCTTCGCGGACGGCCACGTGGGCGTGTGCTCCCCCGGCCCCGACACGGAGATCCGCCACAGGTCCCAGGACACTCGGTAG
- a CDS encoding glycoside hydrolase family 10 protein — protein sequence MGRLTRRAFALAALSVVTTTGAGATTGTATGATAGSRRPRAAGESEMRGMWLATVTNRDWPSKAGLTAAQQRAELIAWLDLAVRNRLNTVVFQVRPAADALWPSSYEPWSQVLTGTQGKSPGWDPLGTAVTEAHARGLHLHAWFNPYRVSTQADPARLVASHPARKHPDWVVTYGGKLYYNPGLPEVRAFVQDAILDAVSKYPVDAVHFDDYFYPYPVAGQTFDDDAAYDAHGGDFSTRAAWRRDNIDKLVLETAARIKAVRPSTQFGISPFGVWRNVASDSRGSDTRALQSYDDIHADTRKWVREGWIDYVVPQLYWNIGLSAADYAKLVPWWAAVAKGSRTRLYLGEALYRQGDPAQPAAWQDPAELSRHLDLGDAYPQVRGHVFFAAKDVRTDRIGAMARVVADHYGQTAKPPS from the coding sequence ATGGGGCGACTGACCCGCCGGGCGTTCGCGCTGGCGGCGCTGTCGGTGGTCACGACGACGGGTGCGGGCGCGACGACGGGCACGGCGACGGGCGCGACGGCCGGTTCCCGACGCCCCCGTGCGGCGGGCGAGAGCGAGATGCGGGGCATGTGGCTGGCCACGGTCACCAACCGCGACTGGCCGTCCAAGGCGGGCCTGACCGCCGCGCAGCAGCGCGCGGAGCTGATCGCCTGGCTCGACCTGGCGGTACGCAACCGCCTCAACACGGTGGTCTTCCAGGTGCGGCCCGCGGCCGACGCGCTGTGGCCCTCGTCGTACGAGCCGTGGTCGCAGGTCCTCACCGGCACCCAGGGCAAGTCGCCCGGCTGGGACCCGCTGGGCACGGCCGTCACCGAGGCCCATGCGCGCGGACTCCACCTGCACGCCTGGTTCAACCCCTACCGGGTCTCCACCCAGGCCGACCCCGCCAGGCTCGTCGCCTCCCACCCCGCGCGCAAGCACCCCGACTGGGTGGTGACGTACGGCGGGAAGCTCTACTACAACCCCGGGCTGCCGGAGGTCCGCGCCTTCGTCCAGGACGCGATCCTCGACGCGGTGTCGAAGTATCCCGTGGACGCCGTGCACTTCGACGACTACTTCTATCCCTACCCGGTGGCCGGCCAGACCTTCGACGACGACGCCGCCTACGACGCCCACGGCGGCGACTTCTCGACCCGGGCCGCCTGGCGGCGCGACAACATCGACAAGCTGGTGCTGGAGACGGCGGCCCGGATCAAGGCCGTACGCCCGAGCACGCAGTTCGGGATCAGCCCCTTCGGGGTGTGGCGCAACGTCGCCAGCGACTCGCGCGGCTCGGACACCCGGGCGCTGCAGTCGTACGACGACATCCACGCCGACACCCGGAAGTGGGTGCGCGAGGGCTGGATCGACTACGTCGTACCGCAGCTGTACTGGAACATCGGCCTCTCCGCCGCCGACTACGCCAAGCTCGTGCCCTGGTGGGCGGCGGTGGCGAAGGGCAGCCGGACCCGGCTGTACCTCGGCGAGGCGCTGTACCGGCAGGGCGATCCGGCGCAGCCCGCGGCCTGGCAGGACCCGGCCGAGCTGTCGCGGCACCTGGATCTGGGCGACGCGTACCCGCAGGTGCGCGGGCACGTCTTCTTCGCCGCCAAGGACGTGCGGACGGACCGGATCGGCGCGATGGCCCGGGTGGTCGCCGACCACTACGGGCAGACGGCGAAGCCCCCGAGCTGA
- a CDS encoding 3-hydroxybutyryl-CoA dehydrogenase: MTDIQRVGVVGCGQMGAGIAEVCARAGLDVKVAETTGEALEIGRTRLFNSLAKAADRGKISAEDRDATLARLSFTTDLGEFADRDLVIEAVVENEGVKTEIFQVLDQVVTRPDAILASNTSSIPLVKLAVATSRPDQVVGIHFFNPAPVQQLVELIPALTTSEGTLSRAQLFAEKTLGKHAIRAQDRSGFVVNALLIPYLLSAIRMFETGIASREDIDNGMELGCAHPMGPLKLSDLIGLDTVASVAQSMYDEYKEPLYAAPPLLQRMVDAGRLGRKTGSGFYTY; this comes from the coding sequence GTGACCGACATCCAACGCGTCGGAGTGGTGGGCTGCGGCCAGATGGGGGCCGGCATCGCCGAGGTCTGCGCCCGTGCCGGGCTGGACGTCAAGGTCGCCGAGACCACCGGCGAAGCCCTGGAGATCGGCCGCACCCGGCTGTTCAACTCCCTGGCCAAGGCCGCCGACCGCGGCAAGATCTCCGCGGAGGACCGGGACGCCACCCTGGCGCGCCTGAGCTTCACCACCGACCTCGGCGAGTTCGCCGACCGCGACCTGGTGATCGAGGCCGTCGTCGAGAACGAGGGCGTCAAGACCGAGATCTTCCAGGTCCTCGACCAGGTGGTGACCCGCCCGGACGCGATCCTGGCCTCCAACACCTCCTCGATCCCGCTGGTGAAGCTGGCGGTCGCCACCTCACGGCCCGACCAGGTCGTCGGCATCCACTTCTTCAACCCGGCCCCCGTGCAGCAGCTCGTCGAGCTGATCCCGGCGCTGACCACCTCCGAGGGCACGCTCAGCCGGGCGCAGCTGTTCGCCGAGAAGACGCTGGGCAAGCACGCCATCCGCGCCCAGGACCGCTCCGGCTTCGTGGTGAACGCGCTGCTGATCCCCTACCTGCTCTCCGCGATCCGGATGTTCGAGACCGGCATCGCCAGCCGCGAGGACATCGACAACGGCATGGAGCTGGGCTGCGCCCACCCGATGGGCCCGCTGAAGCTGTCCGACCTGATCGGCCTGGACACGGTCGCCTCGGTCGCGCAGTCGATGTACGACGAGTACAAGGAGCCGCTTTACGCCGCTCCCCCGCTGCTCCAGCGCATGGTGGACGCGGGCCGCCTCGGCCGTAAGACCGGCTCGGGCTTCTACACCTACTGA
- a CDS encoding NUDIX hydrolase: MQWTKQNERTVYENRWFSVNLADVELPDGRHLDHFLIRLRPVAVATVVNEANEVLLLWRHRFITDSWGWELAAGVVEDGEDIARAAARELEEETGWRPGPLHHLMSVEPSNGLTDARHHIYWSDEGEYVGHPVDDFESDRREWVPLKLVPDMVARGEVPAANMAAALLLLHHLRPS, from the coding sequence GTGCAGTGGACAAAACAGAACGAACGAACTGTGTATGAAAACCGCTGGTTCAGTGTCAATCTGGCCGATGTGGAGCTGCCGGACGGCCGACACCTCGACCACTTCCTCATACGGCTGCGGCCCGTCGCCGTGGCCACGGTCGTCAACGAGGCCAACGAGGTCCTCCTCCTGTGGCGGCACCGCTTCATCACCGACAGCTGGGGGTGGGAACTCGCGGCGGGCGTCGTCGAGGACGGCGAGGACATCGCCCGCGCGGCCGCCAGGGAACTCGAGGAGGAGACCGGCTGGCGACCGGGGCCCCTGCACCACCTCATGAGCGTGGAGCCGTCCAACGGCCTCACGGACGCCCGGCATCACATCTACTGGTCGGACGAGGGCGAGTACGTGGGACATCCCGTGGACGACTTCGAGTCGGACCGCCGGGAATGGGTTCCTCTCAAGCTCGTCCCCGACATGGTCGCCCGTGGGGAGGTCCCGGCCGCCAACATGGCAGCCGCGTTACTGCTGTTGCACCATCTCAGGCCCAGCTGA
- a CDS encoding transcriptional regulator has product MQPNTLLDAILDEAGISHAGLAAHVNQAGRARGLALRYEHTAVARWLKGQRPRGQVPDLICEVLAGRLHRPVTLDDIGLGVPGAPATAHGSSLSGFVERATALWRSDEQQRPHLLGAPAVTGTPAVMPVWEWENPPEDVDVSRGGRHRVTSADIEMLRAARAHYEQMYRKAGGIATRSRIVGFLNAETAPLLRGSYTDETGRQLHRATGGLVAVAGICAYDSDAHGLAQRYFHQALRLAKASGDQGLGAYVIALLVNQALFMREYRQAVAFAEAALRTAGRHITPALASDLYAMQAKAYAHLGDGTSALACIRRAETAAERIRRGREPDETGYVQPGLVNVQVAEALLSLGDIAAAAEHATAAVDSPAHDRGRVHRLAMLSTIELRQGHADKAVVTAVQMAEQARGMESQRLRDRLRAVREHLARSSCAGTAEAAELIDGALRVPL; this is encoded by the coding sequence ATGCAGCCCAACACTCTGCTCGACGCGATCCTGGACGAGGCGGGCATCTCGCACGCGGGCCTCGCCGCCCACGTCAACCAGGCCGGACGGGCCCGCGGACTGGCCCTGCGCTACGAGCACACGGCGGTCGCCCGCTGGCTGAAGGGCCAGCGGCCGCGCGGTCAGGTGCCCGACCTGATCTGCGAGGTGCTCGCGGGCCGGCTGCACCGCCCGGTCACCCTCGACGACATCGGCCTCGGCGTCCCGGGCGCGCCGGCCACCGCGCACGGCTCCTCGCTGTCCGGCTTCGTGGAGCGGGCCACCGCCCTGTGGCGCTCCGACGAGCAGCAGCGCCCGCATCTCCTCGGCGCGCCCGCGGTCACCGGGACTCCCGCCGTGATGCCCGTATGGGAGTGGGAGAACCCGCCCGAGGACGTCGACGTCTCGCGCGGCGGCCGGCACCGGGTCACCTCCGCGGACATCGAGATGCTGCGCGCGGCCCGCGCCCACTACGAGCAGATGTACCGCAAGGCCGGCGGCATCGCGACCCGCAGCCGTATCGTCGGCTTCCTCAACGCCGAGACCGCCCCGCTGCTGCGCGGCAGCTACACCGACGAGACGGGCCGTCAACTGCACCGGGCCACCGGCGGGTTGGTCGCGGTCGCCGGCATCTGCGCGTACGACTCCGACGCGCACGGCCTCGCCCAGCGCTACTTCCACCAGGCGCTCAGACTCGCGAAGGCCAGCGGGGACCAGGGTCTTGGGGCGTATGTCATCGCCCTGCTCGTCAACCAGGCGCTGTTCATGCGGGAGTACCGGCAGGCCGTCGCCTTCGCGGAGGCCGCGCTGCGGACCGCAGGCCGGCACATCACCCCCGCTCTCGCCTCCGACCTGTACGCGATGCAGGCCAAGGCGTACGCCCACCTCGGCGACGGCACGAGCGCCCTGGCGTGCATCCGGCGGGCCGAGACGGCCGCCGAACGCATCCGGCGCGGGCGCGAGCCCGACGAGACCGGCTATGTCCAGCCCGGTCTGGTCAACGTCCAGGTGGCGGAGGCCCTGCTCAGCCTGGGCGACATCGCCGCCGCCGCGGAGCACGCCACGGCCGCGGTCGACAGTCCGGCGCACGATCGGGGGCGGGTGCACCGGCTGGCCATGCTCAGCACGATCGAGCTGCGCCAGGGCCATGCCGACAAGGCGGTGGTCACCGCGGTGCAGATGGCCGAACAGGCCCGAGGGATGGAGTCCCAGCGTCTGCGCGACAGACTCCGGGCGGTGCGCGAGCACCTGGCGCGCAGCAGCTGCGCGGGCACGGCCGAGGCCGCCGAACTGATCGACGGAGCCCTGCGCGTACCGCTCTAG
- a CDS encoding PP2C family protein-serine/threonine phosphatase — protein MFGIRRPLRRALALGLPTAWGALAVAYKLTCPLAQQNGLGARIVTSAVFFAVGTGLVLHLRHALLRELKQVRRVAGAAQSVLLRPPPPHVDGLNVAAAQLSADRGASVGGDLYEVIATEHGVRVVMGDVRGHGLPALGAVAALLGSFREAAHDEPDLGRVLRRLDRTLTRHLRDRTCDDEEFVTVLLLEIGRDGEIRTLNCGHPWPYLLSGTEVTPLSRADPLPPLGPFPLPADLSDMPCGRLFQGESLVLFTDGAEDARDRRGRFFSLPAALEKALHDDPVSPQQIVHTVRGALLRHTAHTPTDDIALLVLENGRAHGCPSGARGGVDMRLRRGARPATTNPRPTTRP, from the coding sequence ATGTTCGGCATCAGGCGGCCGCTGCGCCGGGCCCTCGCGCTGGGGTTGCCCACGGCCTGGGGCGCCCTGGCGGTCGCCTACAAACTGACCTGCCCGCTGGCCCAGCAGAACGGGCTCGGCGCCAGGATCGTCACCAGCGCCGTCTTCTTCGCCGTGGGGACGGGGCTGGTACTCCATCTACGACACGCCCTGCTGCGCGAGCTGAAACAGGTCCGCCGGGTCGCCGGGGCCGCCCAGAGCGTGCTGTTGCGCCCGCCGCCCCCACACGTCGACGGACTGAACGTGGCCGCCGCCCAGCTCTCCGCCGACCGTGGGGCCTCCGTCGGCGGCGACCTGTACGAGGTCATCGCCACCGAGCACGGCGTACGGGTCGTGATGGGCGACGTCCGCGGACACGGACTGCCCGCCCTCGGCGCCGTCGCCGCCCTCCTCGGCAGCTTCCGCGAGGCCGCGCACGACGAGCCCGACCTCGGCCGCGTCCTGCGCCGACTCGACCGCACCCTGACCCGGCATCTGCGAGACCGGACCTGCGACGACGAGGAGTTCGTGACGGTCCTGCTCCTGGAGATCGGCCGGGACGGCGAGATCCGCACCCTGAACTGCGGACATCCCTGGCCGTATCTGCTCAGCGGCACGGAGGTGACACCCCTGTCCCGCGCGGATCCCCTTCCGCCGCTCGGCCCCTTTCCCCTGCCGGCCGACCTTTCGGACATGCCGTGCGGGCGTCTGTTCCAGGGCGAGTCCCTCGTCCTGTTCACGGACGGAGCGGAGGACGCGAGGGACCGACGGGGCCGCTTCTTCTCCCTGCCGGCCGCGCTGGAGAAGGCCCTGCACGACGACCCCGTCTCGCCTCAGCAGATCGTGCACACAGTCCGCGGCGCACTGCTCCGTCACACGGCACACACCCCGACGGACGACATCGCCTTACTGGTACTGGAGAACGGGCGGGCGCACGGATGTCCGTCAGGGGCGCGGGGCGGTGTCGACATGCGGCTGCGCCGCGGGGCGCGACCGGCCACGACGAACCCGCGGCCGACAACGCGCCCTTAG
- the pheT gene encoding phenylalanine--tRNA ligase subunit beta, with protein MRVPLSWLREYVDLPATETGRDVQAKLVSAGLEVETVEQLGADLKGPLVVGRVLTIEELEGFKKPIRFCTVDVGAANGTGEPQEIVCGARNFAVGDKVVVVLPGAVLPGNFSIAARKTYGKTSHGMICSGDELGMGDDGSHGIIVLPPETEVGKDAVELLELVDEVLDIAVTANRGDCLSIRGVAREVAIAYGLPLRDPALIDVPAPNAFGYPVQVSEPMGCDRFTARTVTGLSPEARSPLWLQRRLQKVGMRPISLAVDVTNYVMMELGQPLHAYDRTLVQGTIGVRRAGEGEQLVTLDGATRTLHAEDLVITDERGPIGLAGVMGGANTEIADHDVEGSTTDVVIEAAHFDAVSIARTARRHKLSSEASKRFERGVDPQAAAAAAQRTVDLLVLLAGGTADAGVTEIVAPSAPHTISVPADHPDRVAGVVYGRETVVRRLQEVGCDVYGQDELLVTVPSWRPDLAEVNDLAEEVIRLEGYENLPSTLPRPSAGRGLTRRQRLHRRVGRALAGAGYVEAPNYPFVSEQVFDQLGLAADDPARRVVKLTNPLNDEEPALRTSLLPGLLGALRRNDGRGSHDLALFETGLVFLPGEGTGEGEGVAQGVAGHLPVDRRPTDAELASLNAVLPEQPRHAAVVLAGAREQAGWWGRGRPADWADAVEAARAVAREAGAELVVRGGQYGPWHPGRCAELVVVVDGAERVVGHAGELHPRVLKALGLPARTSAMEVDLDVLQSVGDDTPQAPSISTFPVATQDVALVVDASVPHAAVEAALRAGAGELLEGIRLFDVYENVEQLGEGRKSLAYALRFRAVDRTLTVDEASAARDAAVALAGERTGAVLRG; from the coding sequence CTCGTCGTGGGCCGGGTGCTCACCATCGAGGAGCTCGAGGGCTTCAAGAAGCCCATCCGCTTCTGCACCGTCGACGTCGGCGCCGCCAACGGCACCGGGGAGCCGCAGGAGATCGTCTGCGGCGCCCGCAACTTCGCCGTCGGCGACAAGGTCGTCGTCGTCCTCCCGGGCGCCGTCCTGCCCGGCAACTTCTCGATCGCCGCCCGCAAGACCTACGGCAAGACGTCCCACGGCATGATCTGCTCCGGCGACGAGCTGGGCATGGGCGACGACGGCAGCCACGGCATCATCGTGCTGCCGCCCGAGACCGAGGTCGGCAAGGACGCCGTCGAGCTCCTCGAACTGGTCGACGAGGTCCTCGACATCGCCGTCACCGCCAACCGCGGCGACTGTCTGTCGATCCGCGGCGTCGCCCGCGAGGTCGCCATCGCCTACGGCCTGCCGCTGCGCGACCCCGCCCTGATCGACGTACCGGCGCCGAACGCCTTCGGCTACCCGGTGCAGGTCTCCGAGCCGATGGGCTGCGACCGCTTCACCGCCCGCACCGTCACCGGTCTGAGCCCCGAGGCGCGCTCCCCGCTCTGGCTCCAGCGCCGGCTGCAGAAGGTCGGCATGCGCCCGATCTCCCTCGCCGTCGACGTCACCAACTACGTGATGATGGAGCTCGGCCAGCCGCTGCACGCCTACGACCGCACGCTGGTCCAGGGCACGATCGGCGTCCGCCGGGCCGGAGAGGGCGAGCAGCTCGTCACCCTCGACGGCGCCACCCGCACCCTGCACGCCGAGGACCTGGTCATCACCGACGAGCGCGGCCCCATCGGCCTCGCCGGCGTGATGGGCGGCGCCAACACGGAGATCGCCGACCACGACGTGGAGGGCTCGACGACCGACGTGGTCATCGAGGCCGCCCACTTCGACGCGGTGTCGATCGCCCGCACGGCCCGTCGGCACAAGCTGTCCTCCGAGGCGTCCAAGCGCTTCGAGCGCGGGGTCGACCCGCAGGCCGCGGCGGCCGCCGCCCAGCGCACGGTCGACCTGCTGGTGCTGCTCGCGGGCGGCACGGCCGACGCGGGCGTCACCGAGATCGTCGCCCCGTCCGCCCCGCACACCATCAGCGTCCCGGCCGACCACCCGGACCGGGTCGCGGGCGTCGTGTACGGCCGCGAGACGGTCGTACGGCGGCTGCAGGAGGTCGGCTGTGACGTGTACGGGCAGGACGAGCTGCTCGTCACCGTCCCGTCCTGGCGTCCCGACCTCGCCGAGGTCAACGACCTGGCGGAGGAGGTCATCCGCCTGGAGGGCTACGAGAACCTGCCCTCCACGCTGCCCAGGCCCTCGGCGGGCCGCGGCCTGACCCGCAGGCAGCGCCTGCACCGCCGCGTCGGCCGTGCACTGGCCGGCGCCGGCTACGTCGAGGCGCCGAACTACCCGTTCGTGAGCGAGCAGGTCTTCGACCAGCTCGGCCTGGCCGCCGACGACCCGGCCCGCCGCGTCGTCAAGCTGACCAACCCGCTCAACGACGAGGAGCCCGCACTCCGTACGTCGCTGCTGCCGGGCCTGCTCGGCGCCTTGCGGCGCAACGACGGGCGGGGCAGCCACGATCTGGCGCTGTTCGAGACCGGGCTGGTCTTCCTGCCGGGCGAGGGCACGGGCGAGGGCGAGGGTGTGGCGCAGGGCGTCGCCGGTCACCTCCCCGTCGACCGCCGCCCGACCGACGCCGAGCTGGCGTCGCTGAACGCCGTGCTGCCCGAGCAGCCGCGCCATGCCGCCGTCGTCCTCGCGGGCGCCCGCGAGCAGGCCGGCTGGTGGGGCCGGGGCCGTCCGGCCGACTGGGCCGACGCGGTCGAGGCGGCCCGGGCCGTCGCCCGGGAGGCCGGCGCCGAGCTGGTCGTCCGGGGCGGCCAGTACGGGCCGTGGCACCCGGGCCGCTGCGCCGAGCTCGTGGTCGTCGTCGACGGCGCGGAGCGGGTCGTAGGACATGCGGGTGAGTTGCACCCGCGCGTGCTCAAGGCGCTCGGGCTGCCCGCGCGCACCTCCGCGATGGAGGTGGACCTGGACGTCCTGCAGTCGGTCGGCGACGACACTCCGCAGGCGCCGAGCATCTCGACGTTCCCCGTCGCCACGCAGGACGTCGCGCTGGTCGTCGACGCGTCCGTGCCGCACGCCGCCGTCGAGGCCGCGCTGCGCGCGGGGGCGGGTGAACTGCTGGAGGGCATCCGGCTGTTCGACGTCTACGAGAACGTGGAGCAGTTGGGGGAGGGGCGTAAGTCGCTCGCCTATGCGTTGCGCTTCCGCGCGGTCGACCGGACGTTGACGGTCGACGAGGCGTCGGCTGCCCGGGATGCGGCGGTCGCCCTCGCGGGCGAGCGGACGGGAGCGGTCCTGCGGGGCTGA